In the Pongo abelii isolate AG06213 chromosome 2, NHGRI_mPonAbe1-v2.0_pri, whole genome shotgun sequence genome, TTCACTAGTTGTTGCCTCTGATGGCTTAATCCCTTCAACAAAAATAGAATAAGTATGCTAATAAGCTCAATTATAAATTGGTAATGTCCAACTTTGGGCagcaacattgaggattacagtCTACTTCCATTTCTGTTGCCTAACGCttgaattttctttatctttcaccCTGTCTCTTCCCCCAGCTTTCAACTAATTACGTCAGAAAAGTAGagaccaattttttcttttttctttttttttgaggcggagtctcattctgtcgcccaggctagagtgcaatggtgtgatctcactgtaacctccaccacccaggttgaagcgattctcctgcctcagcctcccaagtagctgggattacaggcacttgccatcatgcctggctaatttttgtatttttgtagagatggggtttcaccatgttgggcaggctggtcttgaactcctaacctcaggtgatccgcccacctcgacctcccaaagtgctgggattacaggcgtgagccactgcgcccagcctgtatcTGCTTCTCTTGAGATCACTTCCTTAATCTAATTTGGTGATTCCATACTTTTTCTGTGATCTAAACAACTTGTCTGCTCACCAGCTCTATCATGAGGGAGGGAAGCAAGATACAGAATGgcttgtgtgtttttaaaaagaaaaacaatgatctCTGTTTAAAAACCACACTCAAGTGCATGCACAAATGAGTGCAGAAAGCTCTGTGATCAAAGTGTTAACAGTAGTTGTCTCTGGTAAGTTGGATTGTGgacttttcttttgcttgtttgtaaTTTGATTTTTATCTATTAACATTAAATGCTTTTAATGATGAGAAAATTTCCCTCCAAATTTCTGGTAGTgcttatattcttttattataaacattttattttatcaagttctgggaaatgtcatttcttttcttttcttttttaaacatttccccCTCCTGTCTTGTCATTTCTGTCAAACAATTCTTTGATTTCTAAAATGGACCTTCATTATGCCCCCTTCCCTCCCAGCTCCACAAATTTACAATATAACCTGAGCCTATTTTCATCATATTTTGTCAGGATTATTCTTTTCATCTGTCTGTCCAAAATAGAACTGCTGAGGCTTAAGAAAGTGTTCTGGTCACTTTTGTATTTCTAGCATTTCGTATGTGTGCATACTATGCAGATAAGCCTTGGTTGGACATCTCCTGGTACCTTCTGTCTTCttgaaaaaatttcaaatggTACTAATTTAAATCAAATTGAATATACCATAGGTTCTAATATGCCATCGATTGtaagaaaatgattattttatgaacgttgagaagtgaaaaaaattttCAGTTAAAACTATGATACCATTGATAGCATGCATCCTGTGGGCAAAATGTACATCATAGAATTGATGAAGTACAGTAGTGCTAACATCATATTTATGAGGTTTTTAGTGGTTTTGGAGTAgaaaaaaatggttaattttgGCACTGCTTCAGATCTCATTCATGTATTATCAGCTTACTGCCCCCTCTCCCCCTGTCATTACTTGGTTTCGTATGGCTACCGCAGACACTGGTGAATGGAATGAATTATGATGAAGTTAGGCCTACATTTGGGGAAAAGGGTTTCGTATGTTTCCTTTCAGGAACATTGAAAACAGATTGTTGTATTCCAGTCTTGCCACATAGCCCAATGAGTGACTAGCTGAAAATACAAATCTCGCTGTCATGTCCTTCTGTAGCTTCCTTTTCTCCAAGTAGACAGTCCCTCAGTATGCCTTGGTGTGCTAGTGTACACTAGACTTGTGGCTTTTGATTTCTCTTAGTCAGTGTGGTTACCTTTGTTAGCATATAACCCAGAGAGCTGCGCACTGTGTTATGGAGCAGATGCACTGTAATGTGGAATAGTCTTGCCTTTGGAACAGTTGAACAGATACCAAAAACGATTGGGAAGCATTGATCCATAAGACGAAATATGATTCTTCTCATGAGAAACCTGACCACTGCCTCCTACTCCATCTTATTGTTGGCTTCTTTCTGCCTTACACCTTATATTCAGGTAATATTGAACTGTTTATAGATACTTTACACATATTATTCTatgttattttgtgtgtgtgtgtgtatgtgtgtgtgagacaggttttcactcagttgctcagactggagtacagtggcatgatcttggctcagtgcaatttctgtctcccaggctcaagcaatcctcccaacttagccttccttttaaaaattatttttctttttttttttttttttttgagatggagttttgctcttgttgcccaggctggagtgcaatggcacgaccttggctccctgcaacctccacctcccgggttcaggtgattctcagcctcctgagtagctgtgattacaggcacgcaccaccatgctcggctaattttgtatttttagtacagatggggtttcaccatgttggccaggctggtctcgagctcctgacctcaggtgatctgcctgccttggcctcccaaagtgctgggattacaggcatgagccaccgcacctggcctaaaaattatttttaagagagatgaggatttgctatgttacccaggatggtctcgaactcctgaactcaagtgatcctcccaacttagcctcttaaaatgttgggattacaagcgtgggccactatgcccagccttattttatgTGTTAATCTCTGACTCTGCCTGGGATCTTCTCACAAATGTATTCTTCAAAAACGAATCCTCtcttcaggaattttttttttttttgtaaagacagccATCAccacagctggagtgcagtggtgtgatcatggctacctgcagcctcgacctcctgggctcaggtgatcctcccacctcagcctcccaggtagctgggactataagtgcacgccaccatgcctggctatttttttgtattttttatagagacagagtttcaccatgttgcccagtctagtctcaatctcctgggctcaagccatcagccagccccagcctcccaaagtgctgggattacaggtgtgagccaccacacctgggcaggAAAAATTCTTtgcattcctgttttcccactaAACTGAGTTGCTTATCGTCCTCTTTGCTGCCTcactatatatatttctattcttATATTTACTCCATTATGTTGGAATTACTTTTgttacaaatttctttttttgtaacttACTGGAAGCTGAACTTTTTGAGGGCAGGGATGCTGCTTTATTCAAATTTGGTCTTCAGCCCTTAGCATAGTATGTGGCACTATcttgagtaaatatttgttaaactaaATGTAACTGAGTCTGAAGGAATGGACAATCCATATAGAATATACCTGTAGGTAGTAAGTATCCTAAGTTTTAATACaaataactattattttaatcgtttttaagtatttatgatttctttttattcttttgcatgttttCTTGGCTGAATGGAAATAGAGAAGAAGAAAACGAGGTAAGTATAATTTAACTAGTCATTCAGTGATTATGAGATGGACCACTAAACACATTTTAGAAATTGGGTAAAAGCTGAAAACACTCAAAATGTAGCTATCATTTTGAATGTGAAATGAAGtagtagtttttaattttgtttttagagcCATGGTAACTTATCCCAGTGAGGGATGTTGTGTATCTCAGAAAAATGGTTTTTAAACTTTAGAGCTTCAAGAGATTTAGGAAAGGTAGAGAAAGTTGGAAGttctaaaaatatcttttacttgttttttatgTATTGAACTTCCATTTAAGATTTAACTTGAAAAGTGGATTCGGTTTCTTAAAAGtatttggctcatgcctgtaatcctagcactttgggaagctgaggcaggtggatcacttgaggtccggagtttgagaccagcctggacaacatggtgaaaccccgtctctactaaaaataagaaaattagccagacatggtggcttagtcccagctactcaggaggctgaggcaggagaattgcttgaactggggaggaggaggttgcagtgagccaagatggtgcccctgcacttcagtctgggcaacagagcaagactctgtctcaaaaaaataaagtatttggaATTCACTGCTCCATGATAATacatgtgaaggtatttactttCCAACTTGAATGACTACTATGTAATTTTGAAAACTGATTTCAGATTTTACTGTGTTTAAAGGGAAGTTATTCTCTTAAATAGCCAAAGTGGATTAAAGAACATTAATTAGAAGAATTTTGCATATGGGAAGTATACCACCATCTTTAATTTAGGATTGAGTTTGTTGCTGTAGATTTTTCTGATGCTCTTTCTACAACCTACATTATGCCTTGAACTTCCAAAGCTCACCATTTCCTTTGGTGATTTGGCAAACATGGAAGAAAAGTAGTCTTCTTAGGTTTATACTTTGTAACTGTTGCTCATACAGCAGTATTATTACTTGAGGGTGGGGGGCCCAGGCAGAGACAGTGATGTGTGCCAAGGCAGAGTACTCTCCAGGAAGGCAGAAGGCCTGGTCCTCATTTcgttacctcatctgtaaaacaagtaAGGTGGGAAATTCCTCTATATCAGTGGTTTCCCAAACCTGGGACATTGATTAGAATTACCTATGtaatgcttgttttttttttttttttttagaccaaaAACCTCAAAATACCCCGAAAAACAAACCCTTTCCTCATCTTAGAGCTCAGTAGCTCCAGTTGATATCTGATATTTCCTAGAGTGTGGATCACagatgagtattttttttttaatttttaaattttttatttttttgagacagagtctcgctctgttgcccaggttggagttctgtggtgccatcttggctcactgcaacctctgcctctgggattccagtgattctcccacctcagcctcccaagtagctggggttgcaggtgcatgctgccacaccctgctaatttttgtatttttagtagagatgggttttcattatgttggccaggctggtctcgaactcctgacctcaagtgatcctcccgcctcggcctcccaaggtgctgggattacagatgtgaaccactgtgctcgACCCAGATGAGTATTTTTACTGTGCACTCAATGTGATGCCAGGAGACCACTGGTCTTGATGACCTCTGATTTTTCATCTCTGATAGAACACAAGAACAAACCATATTGAGTACTGAGATGTTAGATATTGCCCTTCATACAAATGTCTTTCAAACATatgtcaggtttttaaaaaattctttttaaaaaatgctacctGGAAAATAGTTATAAAACTGAGAAGTTATTTATGTAAGAGAAAGTAAGAATAGGGAAAATAGGTAATTGTTGAAGCTCAGAGTGGATACTTAGGGATTTATTATACCATTTTCTATACTTTTGActgtgtttgaaaattttcataataaagatatatatagCTTAGTGAAATTCATACTATTTGTTATTAAAAAGGGCTTTTCATTTCTccaataaacattttaaactgtGCAGTCCATTTGAAAGTAACTATTTATTGTAGTAGTAATtgcttattttgttcatttgtagGCAAAGATTGAAAATGTGCAGAAAACAGGTTTCATCAAAGGACCAATGTTCAAAGGTGTTGCTTCTAGTCGATTTTTGCCCAAAGGCACCAAAACAAAAGTTAATTTGGAAGAACAGGGACGACAGAAGGTGTCATTCAGCTTCAGCCTTACAAAGAAAACTTTGCAGAATAGGTTTCTTACTGCACTTGGCAATGAAAAGCAAAGTGATACTCCAAACCCTCCAGCTGTACCTCTTCAGGTAGACTCGACTcctaaaatgaaaatggaaattggTGATACCCTATCTACTGCCGAAGAATCTTCCCCACCAAAGTCAAGGGTGGAATTGGGCAAAATTCATTTTAAGAAACACCTGCTTCATGTAACATCCAGGCCACTGCTGGCTACTACCACAGCAGTAGCATCTCTGCCTACTCATGCAGCACCATTACCAGCAGTGATAGCAGAATCAACAACTGTAGACTCACCGCCCTCATCTCCGCCTCCACCGCCTCCACCTGCCCAAGCCACAACACTCTCATCACCAGCACCAGTAACAGAGCCAGTGGCCTTGCCACATACACCAATAACAGTTCTAATGGCAGCACCAGTACCCTTACCAGTAGATGTAGCAGTTAGATCTCTGAAAGAACCACCAATTATAATTGTACCAGAatcttcagaagcagatactaaGCAGGACACTGTATCTAATAGTTCAGAAGAACATGTAACTCAAATATTGAATGAGCAAGCAGATATTTcctcaaaaaaagaagattccCATATTGGGAAGGTTGAAGAAATTCCAGATAGTTCTAAGATTAGTCTGAGCTGTAAAAAAACAGGTTCTAAGAAGAAATCCTCACAATCTGAAGGCATCTTTCTTGGTTCAGAATCTGATGAAGATTCTGTACGGACTTCTTCAAGTCAAAGATCAcatgatttaaaattttcagcaagcattgaaaaggaaagagattttaaaaagagctCAGCACCTTTAAAAAGTGAGGATCTAGGGAAATCTTCACGATCTAAAACAGACagagatgataaatattttagctATTCAAAACTTGAAAGAGATACTCGGTATGTATCTTCCCGATGTAGATCAGAAAGAGAGCGACGGCGGAGCAGATCTCATTCTAGGTCTGAGAGAGGCTCTAGAACTAATTTATCCTATTCCAGGTCAGAACGATCTCATTATTATGACTCTGATCGTCGCTACCATAGGAGCTCCCCTTATCGAGAGAGGACACGCTATTCTCGGCCATACACAGATAACAGAGCACGAGAGAGTTCTGACTCAGAAGAAGAGTATAAGAAGACATACTCAAGGCGTACCTCGTCTCATTCCTCTTCTTACAGAGACCTAAGGACATCATCCTATTCTAAATCTGATCGGGACTGTAAAACTGAGACCTCTTACTTAGAGATGGAAAGAAGAGGCAAGTATTCTTCAAAACTAGAAAGAGAATCTAAAAGGACTTCAGAAAATGAAGCAATTAAAAGATGTTGTTCTCCCCCTAATGAACTGGGATTCCGACGAGGGTCATCATATTCTAAGCACGACAGTAGTGCTTCCCGTTATAAATCTACCCTTTCAAAACCTATACCCAAGtctgataaatttaaaaattctttctgttGTACAGaattaaatgaagaaatcaaACAGTCTCATTCTTTTGGTTTACAGACACCTTGTTCAAAAGGTAGTGAATTAAGAATGATTAATAAAAATCCTGAAAGAGAAAAGgctgggtctccagctccatcaaaTCGATTAAATGATTCACCTACTTTAAAAAAGCTAGATGAATTGCCTATTTTTAAGTCTGAATTTATAACACATGATAGCCATGATAGTATTAAGGAATTAGACTCTTTATCTAAAGTGAAGAATGATCAGTTAAGAAGTTTTTGTCCCatagaattaaatataaatggatctCCTGGGGCAGAATCTGATTTGGCAACATTTTGCACTTCTAAAACTGATGCTGTTTTAATGACTTCTGATGATAGTGTGACTGGATCGGAGTTATCCCCTTTGGTCAAAGCATGCATGCTTTCATCAAATGGATTTCAGAATATTAGTAGATGCAAAGAAAAAGACTTGGATGATACATGTATGCTGCATAAGAAGTCAGAAAGCCCatttagagaaacagaacctCTGGTGTCACCACACCAAGATAAACTCATATCTTTGCCAGTTATGACTATGGATTATTCCAAAACAGTAGTTAAAGAACCAGTTGATACGAGGGTTTCTTGCTGCAAAACCAAAGATTCAGACATATACTGTACTTCGAACGATAGCAACCCTTCTTTGTGTAACTCCGAAGCTGAAAATATTGAGCCTTCAGTTATGAAGATTTCTTCAAATAGCTTTATGAATGTGCATTTGGAATCAAAAACAGTTATATGTGATAGTAGAAATTTGACAGATCACTCAAAATTTGCATGTGAAGAATATAAGCAGAGCATCGGTAGCACTAGTTCAGCTTCTGTTAATCATTTTGATGATTTATATCAACCTATTGGGAGTTCAGGTATTGTTTCATCTCTTCAGAGTCTTCCACCAGGAATAAAGGTGGACAGTCTAACTCTCTTGAAATGCGGAGAGAACACATCTCCAGTTCTGGATGCAGTACTAAAGAGTAAAAAAAGTTCAGAGTTTTTAAAGCATGCAGGGAAAGAAACAATAGTAGAAGTAGGTAGTGACCTTCCTGATTCAGGAAAGGGATTTGCTTCCAGGGAGAACAGGCATAATAATGGGTTATCTGGGAAATGTTTGCAAGAGGCTCAAGAAGAAGGGAATTCCATATTGCCTGAAAGAAGAGGAAGACCAGAAATCTCTTTAGATGAAAGAGGAGAAGGACATGTGCATACTTCTGATGACTCAGAAGTTGTATTTTCTTCTTGTGATTTGAATTTAACCATGGAAGACAGTGATGGTGTAACTTATGCATTAAAGTGTGACAGTAGTGGTCATGCCCCAGAAATTGTGTCTACTGTTCATGAAGATTATTCTGGCTCTTCTGAAAGTTCAAATGATGAAAGTGATTCAGAAGATACAGATTCGGATGATAGCAGTATTCCAAGAAACCGTCTCCAGTCTGTTGTGGTTGTGCCAAAGAATTCTATTTTGCCCATGGAAGAAACAAGTCCTTGTTCTTCTCGGAGCAGTCAAAGTTATAGACACTATTCTGACCATTGGGAAGATGAGAGATTGGAGTCAAGGAGACATTCGTATGAGGAAAAATTTGAAAGTATAGCAAGTAAAGCCTGTCCTCAAACTGATAAGTTTTTCCTTCATAAAGGAATAGAGAAGAATCCGGAAATTTCTTTTACACAGTCCAGTAGAAAACAAATAGATAACCACCTGCCTGAACTTTCTCATCCTCAGAGTGATGGGGTTGATAGTACAAGTCATACAGATGTGAAATCTGACCCTCTGGGTCACCCAAATTCAGAGGAAACCGTGAAAGCCAAAATACCTTCTAGGCAGCAAGAAGAGCTGCCAATTTATTCTTCTGATTTTGAAGATGTCCCAAATAAGTCTTGGCAACAGACCACTTTCCAAAACAGGCCAGATAGTAGACTGGGAAAAGCAGACTTGagtttttcttcctcttgtgAGATATCACATGTGGATGGCTTGCACTCATCAGAAGAGCTCAGAAACTTAGGTTGGGACTTCTCTCAAGAAAAGCCTTCTACCACATATCAGCAACCTGACAGTAGCTATGGAGCTTGTGGTGGACACAAGTATCAGCAAAATGCAGAACAGTATGGTGGGACACGTGATTACTGGCAAGGCAATGGTTACTGGGATCCAAGATCAGGTAGACCTCCTGGAACTGGGATTGTGTATGATCGAACTCAAGGACAAGTACCAGATTCCCTAACAGATGATCGTGAAGAAGAGGAGAATTGGGATCAACAGGATGGATCCCATTTTTCAGACCAGTCCAATAAATTTCTTCTATCCCTTCAGAAAGATAAGGGGTCAGTGCAAGCACCTGAAATAAGCAGCAATTCCATTAAGGACACTTTAGctgtgaatgaaaagaaagatttttcaaaaaacttagaaaaaaatgatatcaAAGATAGAGGgcctcttaaaaaaagaaggcaggaaatagAGAGTGATTCTGAAAGTGATGGTGAGCTTCAGGACAGAAAGAAAGTTAGAGTAGAGGTAGAGCAGGGAGAGACATCAGTGCCCCCAGGCTCAGCACTGGTTGGGCCCTCCTGTGTCATGGATGACTTCAGGGACCCACAGCGATGGAAGGAATGTGCCAAGCAAGGGAAAATGCCTTGTTACTTTGATCTTattgaagaaaatgtttatttaacagAAAGGTAAGTCTAATTAATACTTGTTTGAcaaattttaactcttttttttgttgttagaaaAAGCCTTTAAACAATTCAGACTGTATGAGATAAAACACATGAAAGAGTTGTGggataaaataactataaaagcCTAAAAAAGTGTTTTTACCTATTTAGATTTGATAGTAtagattcctttccccattccccgCCCCTTCCACCCCCAGGAAAGGagatgtctatttttttctttcattacttaTTTGGTTTTCAAAGTATAACTTAGGCTAGCCCAGTATTTCTGTAATTCCTTTTACATGTGAAAGTCTgaccaaaaaaatagaataaaaccccagcaaaataatctgtacttagagaagaaaaaagtggttagtttggattttattttaaaaaatgtgcagaATGAAGTATCTTTaggtactgtattagtccgttttcatgctgctgataaagacatacctgagactgggaagaaaaagaggtttaattggacttgcagttccacatggctggggaggcctcagaattgtggcaggaggcaaaaggcacttcttacatggtggtggcaagagaaaaggaggaagaagcaaaagtgaaaacccttgataaacccatcagatcttgtgtgacttattcaccatcacaagaatAACACGAGAAAGGctggccccatgattcagttacctcctcctgggaccctcccacaacacgtgggaattctgggagatacaattcaagttgagtttgggtggggaaacagccaaaccatatcaggtactTAAAAAGTTAGAACTAGACTAGAACataattttcttctctcattttttttttttagactattGTTAATAGATTAAATCTGGCAATagtgtaataaatattttagaaatgataAAGTGGTTTATCAAAAAATCCCTAACATGAAACAAATTATAATGAGAATAAGAGTAATGAAAACATAGTCCTCTAGAGCAGGGCTTCTCAGTCTGTTTTAACTTTAACCCCTCCttgataattttctcattttcctgatGTAAATGTATATTGATTGTGcttaaaaaaccaaaataaaaagtatcCTGCCCCCTTACTCTCCTTTTTTGGAAGTTTTCCTGCCAGTTGAGAATCAACCTAGCCATTGTACCTTTAAGGATCAAAATGTTATTAAATCAAATTTTCCACTGTGTGTAAGGTAAAAGACTTAATTTTAAAGGTAGGTCCTAccagaaatttttttctattacaaaatAACCTTTTAACAGAGAGCCTTTTACAGCTATTTTCATTTATATCTAGTTATAAATTaggtttacatttaaaatatt is a window encoding:
- the SETD2 gene encoding histone-lysine N-methyltransferase SETD2 isoform X1; the encoded protein is MKQLQPQPPPKMGDFYDPEHPTPEEEENEAKIENVQKTGFIKGPMFKGVASSRFLPKGTKTKVNLEEQGRQKVSFSFSLTKKTLQNRFLTALGNEKQSDTPNPPAVPLQVDSTPKMKMEIGDTLSTAEESSPPKSRVELGKIHFKKHLLHVTSRPLLATTTAVASLPTHAAPLPAVIAESTTVDSPPSSPPPPPPPAQATTLSSPAPVTEPVALPHTPITVLMAAPVPLPVDVAVRSLKEPPIIIVPESSEADTKQDTVSNSSEEHVTQILNEQADISSKKEDSHIGKVEEIPDSSKISLSCKKTGSKKKSSQSEGIFLGSESDEDSVRTSSSQRSHDLKFSASIEKERDFKKSSAPLKSEDLGKSSRSKTDRDDKYFSYSKLERDTRYVSSRCRSERERRRSRSHSRSERGSRTNLSYSRSERSHYYDSDRRYHRSSPYRERTRYSRPYTDNRARESSDSEEEYKKTYSRRTSSHSSSYRDLRTSSYSKSDRDCKTETSYLEMERRGKYSSKLERESKRTSENEAIKRCCSPPNELGFRRGSSYSKHDSSASRYKSTLSKPIPKSDKFKNSFCCTELNEEIKQSHSFGLQTPCSKGSELRMINKNPEREKAGSPAPSNRLNDSPTLKKLDELPIFKSEFITHDSHDSIKELDSLSKVKNDQLRSFCPIELNINGSPGAESDLATFCTSKTDAVLMTSDDSVTGSELSPLVKACMLSSNGFQNISRCKEKDLDDTCMLHKKSESPFRETEPLVSPHQDKLISLPVMTMDYSKTVVKEPVDTRVSCCKTKDSDIYCTSNDSNPSLCNSEAENIEPSVMKISSNSFMNVHLESKTVICDSRNLTDHSKFACEEYKQSIGSTSSASVNHFDDLYQPIGSSGIVSSLQSLPPGIKVDSLTLLKCGENTSPVLDAVLKSKKSSEFLKHAGKETIVEVGSDLPDSGKGFASRENRHNNGLSGKCLQEAQEEGNSILPERRGRPEISLDERGEGHVHTSDDSEVVFSSCDLNLTMEDSDGVTYALKCDSSGHAPEIVSTVHEDYSGSSESSNDESDSEDTDSDDSSIPRNRLQSVVVVPKNSILPMEETSPCSSRSSQSYRHYSDHWEDERLESRRHSYEEKFESIASKACPQTDKFFLHKGIEKNPEISFTQSSRKQIDNHLPELSHPQSDGVDSTSHTDVKSDPLGHPNSEETVKAKIPSRQQEELPIYSSDFEDVPNKSWQQTTFQNRPDSRLGKADLSFSSSCEISHVDGLHSSEELRNLGWDFSQEKPSTTYQQPDSSYGACGGHKYQQNAEQYGGTRDYWQGNGYWDPRSGRPPGTGIVYDRTQGQVPDSLTDDREEEENWDQQDGSHFSDQSNKFLLSLQKDKGSVQAPEISSNSIKDTLAVNEKKDFSKNLEKNDIKDRGPLKKRRQEIESDSESDGELQDRKKVRVEVEQGETSVPPGSALVGPSCVMDDFRDPQRWKECAKQGKMPCYFDLIEENVYLTERKKNKSHRDIKRMQCECTPLSKDERAQGEIACGEDCLNRLLMIECSSRCPNGDYCSNRRFQRKQHADVEVILTEKKGWGLRAAKDLPSNTFVLEYCGEVLDHKEFKARVKEYARNKNIHYYFMALKNDEIIDATQKGNCSRFMNHSCEPNCETQKWTVNGQLRVGFFTTKLVPSGSELTFDYQFQRYGKEAQKCFCGSANCRGYLGGENRVSIRAAGGKMKKERSRKKDSVDGELEALMENGEGLSDKNQVLSLSRLMVRIETLEQKLTCLELIQNTHSQSCLKSFLERHGLSLLWIWMAELGDGRESNQKLQEEIIKTLEHLPIPTKNMLEESKVLPVIQRWSQTKTAVPPLSEGDGYSSENTSRAHTPLNIPDPSTKLSTEADADTPKKLMFRRLKIISENSMDSAISDATSELEGKDGKEDLDQLENVPVEEEEELQSQQLLPQQLPECKVDSETNVEASKLPTSEPEADAEIEPKESNGTKLEEPINEETPSQDEEEGVSDVESERSQEQPDKTVDISDLATKLLDSWKDLKEVYRIPKKSQTEKENTTTERGRDAVGFRDQTPAPKTPNRSRERDPDKQTQNKEKRKRRSSLSPPSSAYERGTKRPDDRYDTPTSKKKVRIKDRNKLSTEERRKLFEQEVAQREAQKQQQQMQNLGMTSPLPYDSLGYNAPHHPFAGYPPGYPMQAYVDPSNPNAGKVLLPTPSMDPVCSPAPYDHAQPLVGHSTEPLSAPPPVPVVPHVAAPVEVSSSQYVAQSDGVVHQDSSVAVLPVPAPGPVQGQNYSVWDSNQQSVSVQQQYSPAQSQATIYYQGQTCPTVYGVTSPYSQTTPPIVQSYAQPSLQYIQGQQIFTAHPQGVVVQPAAAVTTIVAPGQPQPLQPSEMVVTNNLLDLPPPSPPKPKTIVLPPNWKTARDPEGKIYYYHVITRQTQWDPPTWESPGDDASLEHEAEMDLGTPTYDENPMKASKKPKTAEADTSSELAKKSKEVFRKEMSQFIVQCLNPYRKPDCKVGRITTTEDFKHLARKLTHGVMNKELKYCKNPEDLECNENVKHKTKEYIKKYMQKFGAVYKPKEDTELE